One genomic region from Anguilla rostrata isolate EN2019 chromosome 2, ASM1855537v3, whole genome shotgun sequence encodes:
- the LOC135249207 gene encoding coronin-1A-like: protein MARQVVRASKFRHVFGQAVKADQCYDDIRISQMTWDSNFCSVNPKFVAMIVDASGGGAFMVLPLNKTGRIDMSYPTVCGHTGPVLDIEWCPHNDNIIASGSEDCSVMIWEIPDGGLIKPLTEPVVMLEGHSKRVGIISWHPTAHNVLLSAACDNVVILWNVACGEAVVRIESLHSDLIYSACWNPDGSQILTSCKDKMLRVLDPRKGTVIAEKEKPHEGSRPVRAVFVSDGKILTTGFSRMSERQVALWDPKNFGEPLTLQELDTSSGVILPFFDPDTSIVYLCGKGDSSIRYFEVTDEAPYVHYLSMYSSKESQKGMGYMPKRGLEVNKCEIARFYKLHERKCEPIVMTVPRKSDLFQEDLYPDTIGPEPSVEASDWFSGKEGKPILISLKDGFVATKTKEFKVHKSVMSTTTAASVHRQGDSTGVNSLQQELRKLKVAVEQLTKRVESLEAKN, encoded by the exons ATGGCCAGGCAGGTTGTCAGGGCCAGTAAGTTCCGTCATGTCTTTGGCCAAGCTGTAAAAGCTGACCAGTGCTACGATGACATCAGGATCTCTCAGATGACCTGGGACAGTAACTTCTGCTCTGTCAACCCCAAGTTTGTGGCCATGATCGTGGATGCCAGTGGTGGAGGTGCTTTCATGGTCCTCCCTTTGAACAAG acgGGGCGTATCGACATGTCCTACCCCACTGTCTGTGGACACACTGGCCCGGTGCTGGATATTGAGTGGTGTCCCCACAATGACAACATCATCGCCAGTGGTTCAGAGGACTGCAGTGTTATG ATTTGGGAAATTCCGGATGGAGGCCTAATAAAGCCCCTGACCGAGCCAGTGGTCATGCTAGAGGGACATTCCAAAAGAGTTGGCATCATCAGCTGGCACCCCACAGCCCATAATGTGCTCCTGAGTGCAG cCTGTGACAATGTGGTGATCCTGTGGAATGTGGCATGTGGGGAAGCAGTGGTGCGGATTGAGTCCCTACACTCCGACCTCATCTACAGTGCCTGCTGGAACCCGGATGGCTCCCAGATTCTCACCTCCTGCAAAGACAAGATGCTCCGCGTCTTGGACCCTCGCAAGGGCACTGTCATTGCT GAGAAGGAAAAGCCCCATGAAGGCTCTCGACCAGTCCGggcagtgtttgtttctgatGGAAAGATCTTGACCACAGGCTTCAGCCGTATGAGTGAGAGGCAGGTGGCACTTTGGGACCCG AAGAACTTTGGTGAGCCCCTGACCCTGCAGGAATTGGACACAAGCAGTGGAGTGATCTTACCCTTCTTTGACCCTGACACAAGCATTGTGTACCTCTGTGGCAAG GGTGACAGCAGTATCCGGTATTTTGAGGTGACCGATGAGGCGCCCTATGTTCACTACCTCTCCATGTACAGCAGCAAAGAGAGCCAGAAGGGCATGGGCTACATGCCCAAGAGGGGCCTGGAGGTCAACAAGTGTGAAATTGCCAG GTTCTACAAGCTTCACGAGAGGAAGTGTGAGCCCATTGTAATGACTGTTCCCCGCAAG TCTGATCTCTTTCAAGAGGATCTGTATCCTGACACAATAGGTCCAGAGCCTTCAGTGGAGGCCTCTGATTGGTTTTCAGGTAAAGAAGGCAAGCCAATTCTAATCTCTCTGAAAGATGGATTTGTGGCAACCAAAACAAAAGAGTTCAAAGTTCACAAGAGCGTGATGAGTACCACCACTGCTGCCTCGGTGCATCGACAAGGTGACAGCACG GGAGTGAATTCTCTGCAGCAGGAGTTGAGGAAGCTAAAGGTTGCAGTGGAACAGTTGACTAAAAGAGTGGAATCACTGGAGGCAAAAAactga
- the LOC135249241 gene encoding claudin-4-like → MGSAGVHIVCVALGVMGLVAAIVCCAVPKWKVSSFTGQNIVTAQSNHDGLWMACVVQSTGQQQCKKYESLLELAPDLQAARAMTIISCFLCSVSILILFAGSDFTTCVENEDAKPKITLVAGIGMILAGLLLIIPVSWAAHNVIRNFYAIGTVQKQELGACIFVGWAGGVLMLLGGGLLCCFSRVQSGSSGGTAKYYSNSASAPNSNYV, encoded by the exons ATGGGATCTGCAGGGGTACACATTGTATGCGTTGCCCTTGGTGTGATGGGACTGGTTGCTGCCatagtgtgctgtgctgttccaAAGTGGAAAGTGTCATCATTCACGGGACAAAACATTGTCACTGCCCAG TCAAACCATGACGGGCTGTGGATGGCATGTGTGGTCCAGAGCACAGGCCAGCAGCAGTGCAAGAAATACGAGTCCCTCCTCGAGCTGGCGCCCGACCTCCAGGCGGCACGTGCCATGACCATCATCAGCTGCTTCCTCTGCTCCGTCTCCATCCTCATCCTCTTTGCTGGCTCCGACTTCACTACCTGCGTGGAGAATGAGGATGCCAAGCCCAAGATCACCCTGGTGGCAGGCATCGGGATGATACTGGCCGGCCTTCTGCTCATCATTCCTGTCAGCTGGGCCGCCCACAACGTCATCCGCAACTTCTACGCCATAGGAACCGTCCAGAAGCAGGAGCTGGGTGCCTGCATCTTTGTGGGCTGGGCCGGGGGTGTGCTGATGCTCCTGGGGGGCGGGCTTCTCTGTTGTTTCAGTCGGGTTCAGTCCGGCAGCTCAGGAGGTACCGCAAAGTACTACAGCAACAGTGCCTCAGCTCCCAATTCCAACTATGTTTAG
- the ppp1cab gene encoding protein phosphatase 1, catalytic subunit, alpha isozyme b, with protein sequence MAEPDKLNIDSIIQRLLEVKGSRPGKNVQLAENEIRGLCLKSREIFLSQPILLELEAPLKICGDVHGQYYDLLRLFEYGGFPPESNYLFLGDYVDRGKQSLETICLLLAYKVKYPENFFLLRGNHECASINRIYGFYDECKRRYNIKLWKTFTDCFNCLPVAAIVDEKIFCCHGGLSPDLQSMEQVRRVMRPTDVPDQGLLCDLLWADPDKDVLGWGENDRGVSFTFGADVVAKFLHKHDMDLICRAHQVVEDGYEFFAKRQLVTLFSAPNYCGEFDNAGAMMSVDETLMCSFQILKPADKKLYSYGGGGGMGSGRPVTPPRNSAKGGKAKK encoded by the exons ATGGCGGAGCCAGACAAATTGAACATTGACTCCATAATACAGCGACTGCTTGAAG TGAAAGGTTCCCGGCCAGGCAAGAACGTGCAGCTGGCAGAGAATGAGATCCGTGGCCTTTGCTTGAAATCGCGGGAGATATTCCTCAGCCAGCCAATCCTGCTAGAGCTTGAGGCCCCTCTCAAGATCTGCG GTGACGTCCATGGTCAGTACTACGACCTCTTGCGGCTCTTTGAGTATGGCGGCTTCCCTCCCGAGAGCAACTATCTGTTCCTCGGGGACTACGTGGACAGAGGCAAGCAGTCCCTGGAGACCATATGCCTTCTGCTGGCTTACAAAGTCAAGTACCCAGAGAACTTCTTCCTCCTCAGGGGCAACCACGAGTGTGCCTCCATCAACCGCATCTACGGCTTCTACGACGAGT GTAAGAGGCGGTATAACATCAAGCTGTGGAAGACCTTCACAGACTGTTTTAACTGCTTGCCAGTGGCTGCTATTGTCGATGAGAAAAtcttctgttgccatggag GCCTCTCCCCAGACCTGCAGTCCATGGAGCAGGTCCGCAGGGTGATGCGACCCACGGACGTGCCGGACCAGGGCCTGCTGTGTGACCTGCTCTGGGCCGACCCAGACAAAGACGTGCTGGGCTGGGGCGAGAATGACCGCGGCGTCTCCTTCACCTTCGGAGCTGACGTGGTGGCCAAATTCTTGCACAAACACGACATGGACCTCATTTGCAGAGCACATCAG GTGGTAGAAGACGGGTATGAGTTCTTCGCTAAGAGACAGCTGGTAACCCTGTTTTCAGCCCCTAACTACTGCGGCGAGTTTGACAATGCTGGCGCCATGATGAGTGTAGACGAGACCCTCATGTGCTCCTTCCAG ATTCTCAAGCCTGCTGACAAGAAGCTATACTCctatgggggaggagggggcatgGGATCCGGACGTCCAGTCACTCCTCCTCGAAATTCTGCCAAGGGTggaaaagcaaagaaataa